The Terriglobales bacterium genome segment CCTTGGCGCGAGTCTATGAGGCCGTCGATCGCATCCAATTCGAAGGGATGCACTACCGCAAGGACATCGCCGCCCGGGCAATGAAGCAGAAGGCATAGAGAGACATGGACAAAAAGCCGGTAGTCTCCATCGTCATGGGCTCGGACTCGGACCTGGAGATCATGCAGGAATGTGCCAAGGCCCTGGACGGCTTCGGCATTCCCTACGAGATCGATGTCACCTCGGCGCATCGCTCGCCCGCGCGCACCAGCAAGTACGCGCGCGAGGCCGCGGGGCGGGGCATCAAGGTGATCGTTGCCGGCGCCGGTGGCGCCGCTCACCTGGCCGGAGTCATCGCCGCCGAGAGTACGCTGCCGGTCATTGGTGTGCCCATCCCTTCCACTTCGCTGCAAGGGCTGGATTCCCTGCTGGCCATCGTGCAGATGCCCGCCGGCATCCCGGTCGCGACCGTCGCTGTCGGCAAGGCGGGGGCCACCAATGCCGGCATCCTGGCGGCGCAGATCCTGGCCACCGCCGACCCGGAGATCGCCAGGAAAATGCAGGCCCACAAGGAGAAGCTCGCCCGGGGCGTGGAAGAGAAGTCGGCGAAGTTGCGAGGCTCGGCAAGGAAATGAGCGGCGTCAGCTTCAAAGAATTACTGCGTTACACCGAGTTGGAAACCGCCAAGTGGCACCACTTCCTGAATAGCGCCGGGCCGGGGATCCTCGACGTCCCCTTCGACACCGCGAACCAGAAAGACGTGCGCGGGGTGCTGCTGCACATCTTCGCCGTCGAGTTGCGCTACTCCGAGCGGTTGCTCGAGACCGAAGTGACCGCCTACGAGAAGCTGCCCACCGGGACGCTGGACGAGCTGTTCGGCATCCATGCCCGGGCGCGCAAGAACATGGACCAGTGGCTGGCGCAGACCAACGAGCGCGACATGGCCAAGGTCCTGACCTTCCCCACCATCACCGCCGGCACCCTGACGGCCAGCAAGCGCAAGTGCCTGATCCATGCCCTGCTGCACGGCGTCCGCCACTGGGCCCAGATGGCCAACACCCTGCGCCTCAAGGGCTATAAGCAGGACTGGATGCACGACTTCCTGCTCTCCGACGCGATGGAGTGAAGAGATTGAGTAATTGGGAAATTGGGTGATTGAGTAATTGCCATGCACCCGTCCGTGTTCCAATTACCCAATTACCCGATTACCCAATCAGAGCTTCAGTGTCTTCAGATATGCGCGGAAATCCTCACCCAGGTCCGTCCGCTGGAGCGCGAACTCCACCGTGGCTTTCAGGAAGCCCAGCTTGTCGCCGGTGTCGTGGCGCTTGCCCTGGAAGCGGAACCCGTACATCTTCTCCTGCTGCAGCAGCAGGCGCATGCCGTCGGTGAGTTGCAGCTCACCGCCGGCGCCCAGCGGGGTGCGCTCCAGCATCTCGAAGATGCGCGGCGTCAGGATGTAGCGCCCGATCACCGCCAGTTTGGAGGGCGCATCCTTCATCTTCGGTTTCTCCACCACGTTCTTGATCTCGACCACGTTCTCACCGAAGCGCGAGCCGGAGTCCTTAGGATCGATGACGCCGTAGAGCGAGATTGCCGGCCCCTCCACCACCTGGGTGGCGATCACCGACGACTGGGTCTGGTTGAAGACCTCCATCATCTGCTTCAGGCAGGGGGTGGGCGCATCGATCACGTCGTCGGCCAGCAGCACGGCGAAGGGCTCATCGCCGACCAGTTCCCGCGCCATCAGCACGGCGTGCCCCAGGCCCAGGGCCTCCTTCTGGCGCACGTAAGCCACGTGGATCATGTCGGAGATCTGGCGCACCACCGTGAGCAGCTCGGTCTTGCCCTTCTCCTCCAGCATCTTCTCCAGCTCATAGCTGACGTCGAAGTGGTCCTCGATGGCGCGCTTGCCGCGGCCGGTGACGATGATGATCTGGTCGCAGCCGGCAGCCAGCGCCTCTTCGACCCCGTACTGGATGATGGGCTTGTCCACCAGCGGCAGCATCTCTTTGGGCTGCGCCTTGGTGGCGGGCAGGAAGCGCGTGCCCAGGCCGGCAGCGGGGAAAACGGCTTTGCGGACTTTCATGCTATCTCGGGGCGGGGATGCGGCGGCGTTCGCCATTCTTGTTGCGGGTCGCTCGCTTGCGACCCTCAGGAGGAGCTGGGGCTCCTCGCAGCAATCCTTCGACGCTCAGGTCTTCATCGATTTCCGGCCAATGGATGCCGTAGCCTCCGGCGGAGATGCGCCACTGGCGGCGCTGCCGGGCAGAAGCGTTCAGCAAG includes the following:
- the purE gene encoding 5-(carboxyamino)imidazole ribonucleotide mutase codes for the protein MDKKPVVSIVMGSDSDLEIMQECAKALDGFGIPYEIDVTSAHRSPARTSKYAREAAGRGIKVIVAGAGGAAHLAGVIAAESTLPVIGVPIPSTSLQGLDSLLAIVQMPAGIPVATVAVGKAGATNAGILAAQILATADPEIARKMQAHKEKLARGVEEKSAKLRGSARK
- a CDS encoding DinB family protein — encoded protein: MSGVSFKELLRYTELETAKWHHFLNSAGPGILDVPFDTANQKDVRGVLLHIFAVELRYSERLLETEVTAYEKLPTGTLDELFGIHARARKNMDQWLAQTNERDMAKVLTFPTITAGTLTASKRKCLIHALLHGVRHWAQMANTLRLKGYKQDWMHDFLLSDAME
- the galU gene encoding UTP--glucose-1-phosphate uridylyltransferase GalU, with the protein product MKVRKAVFPAAGLGTRFLPATKAQPKEMLPLVDKPIIQYGVEEALAAGCDQIIIVTGRGKRAIEDHFDVSYELEKMLEEKGKTELLTVVRQISDMIHVAYVRQKEALGLGHAVLMARELVGDEPFAVLLADDVIDAPTPCLKQMMEVFNQTQSSVIATQVVEGPAISLYGVIDPKDSGSRFGENVVEIKNVVEKPKMKDAPSKLAVIGRYILTPRIFEMLERTPLGAGGELQLTDGMRLLLQQEKMYGFRFQGKRHDTGDKLGFLKATVEFALQRTDLGEDFRAYLKTLKL
- a CDS encoding DUF2442 domain-containing protein; the encoded protein is MGILALQADERVADVKVTSDDLVVRLMDGRSISVPLVWYPRLLNASARQRRQWRISAGGYGIHWPEIDEDLSVEGLLRGAPAPPEGRKRATRNKNGERRRIPAPR